In Gadus macrocephalus chromosome 11, ASM3116895v1, a single genomic region encodes these proteins:
- the LOC132468275 gene encoding protein FAM163B, whose protein sequence is MSAGTVVIAGGILAAVILLTIVAVLCICRLQYYCGKGGESEKEEEEEEEEEEEGEEQRLVDMYPPRPLALPPPPTPPIQDHYSDCTDSDIYPPTFLTEPDGPASPSPLFPPPPPPPPPPRRRQHPRGFCPSCTHRALPFHLQHSEHLCNGARGDVLYQSVQQGEPEPPFHLDAFHNKLGFWHSSCPTHSLPHSFSTDV, encoded by the exons ATGTCTGCTGGCACAGTGGTCATCGCTGGAGGGATCCTGGCTGCAGTCATCCTACTTACCATCGTAGCTGTGCTGTGTATATGTAGACTACAG TATTACTGCGGCAAGGGGGGGGAgtcagagaaggaggaggaagaggaggaggaggaggaggaggaaggggaggagcaaAGGCTGGTGGACATGTATCCGCCTCGCCCCTTGGCCCTGCCTCCACCCCCGACCCCACCCATCCAGGACCATTACAGCGACTGCACAGATTCAGACATCTACCCCCCTACGTTCCTTACCGAGCCCGACGGCCctgccagcccctcccccctttttcccccaccccctccaccaccgcccccccctcgGAGGAGGCAGCACCCGCGCGGCTTCTGCCCGTCGTGCACTCACCGGGCGCTGCCCTTCCACCTCCAGCATTCAGAGCACCTGTGCAACGGGGCCCGCGGGGATGTGCTCTACCAAAGCGTCCAGCAGGGGGAGCCAGAGCCACCCTTTCACCTGGATGCCTTCCACAACAAACTGGGCTTCTGGCACTCCAGCTGCCCCACCCACTCGCTCCCTCACAGCTTCAGCACCGACGTCTGA
- the LOC132467223 gene encoding natterin-3-like, translating to MRACVLLILALFGQSGAKLKDIIEKSSKTASSLNPTVYDREPVLSGKGVMAGSLLTPPVLEEQPSTPFVFGDNVNLGWLAWNQSLPDGAVAVYNGYTERTDYVCKHQCEAGFYSPSLGPYCHYPYADRGYRAADFQVLVNKDNFEFLDWKEDSYGSVPKDSVRTCSGVDIFVGKNKYGLGKVVSLHEAFFLPWEGDEYWYKKYQVLSINRDAYSQHISHVVYALNDAQIFQHPPETMRISGVTNNDCQTVTKTVTISKSTETETTWNIGRGTMLGVKGSITAKIPLLGSGGIELGGEKTLQFDRGTSVTEAISHSVSVELSVPPNHSCRVRMEGRKFTADIPYTARLSRTYQGGETQWTSVSGTYDGVQIGEVRAVVDRCEAVVDAKPCP from the exons ATGAGAGCGTGTGTGTTGCTGATCTTGGCCTTGTTTGGTCAATCGGGCGCGAAACTCAAAGACATCATCGAGAAGAGCTCCAAGACAG CCTCCTCCCTGAACCCAACGGTCTACGATCGGGAGCCCGTGCTCTCTGGTAAGGGTGTGATGGCGGGGAGCCTCTTGACGCCACCGGTCCTGGAAGAGCAACCTTCCACCCCCTTTGTGTTCGGTGACAACGTTAACCTGGGCTGGCTGGCGTGGAACCAGTCGCTGCCCGACGGCGCAGTGGCCGTCTACAACGGCTACACTGAGCGCACCGACTACGTCTGCAAGCACCAGTGCGAGGCGGGCTTCTACAGCCCCAGCCTGGGCCCCTACTGCCACTACCCCTACGCGGACCGTGGGTACCGGGCTGCTGACTTCCAGGTCCTGGTCAACAAGGACAACTTCGAGTTCCTGGATTGGAAGGAGGACTCATACGGATCGGTGCCCAAAGACTCAGTGCGGACCTGCTCTGGCGTGGACATCTTCGTGGGGAAGAACAAGTACGGCCTGGGCAAGGTGGTGAGCCTGCATGAGGCCTTCTTCCTGCCCTGGGAGGGAGACGAGTACTGGTACAAGAAGTACCAGGTGCTGAGCATCAACCGGGACGCCTACAGCCAGCACATCTCCCATGTGGTGTACGCCCTCAACGACGCGCAGATCTTCCAACACCCACCGGAGACCATGCGCAtctcaggggtcaccaacaacGATTGCCAGACAGTGACCAAGACGGTGACCATCTCCAAGAGCACAGAGACCGAGACCACCTGGAACATCGGCCGTGGCACCATGCTTGGCGTGAAGGGCAGCATCACCGCCAAGATCCCTCTGCTGGGCTCCGGCGGCATCGAGCTGGGCGGGGAGAAGACCCTCCAGTTTGACCGGGGCACCTCGGTGACGGAGGCCATCAGCCACTCTGTCTCGGTGGAGCTCAGCGTGCCGCCCAACCACTCCTGCCGCGTGCGAATGGAGGGCCGCAAGTTCACCGCCGACATCCCCTACACGGCTCGCCTTAGCCGCACCTACCAAGGCGGGGAGACCCAGTGGACCTCTGTCTCTGGGACGTACGACGGTGTGCAGATCGGCGAGGTGCGGGCGGTGGTGGACCGCTGTGAGGCGGTGGTGGACGCCAAGCCCTGTCCCTGA